Within the bacterium genome, the region CACCTTTCGCAGCACCATCGTGCAGAACGTGTCGATCCTGGCGGACGTCATCGGCGCCAACTCGACGGCCGCGCTGGTGTTCAACGACCCAAAAGCCGCCGAGGAAACCATGGCCGCGCTGGCTGCCGAGGCGCACATTATCGCGGCTGTGATCTATCGCAAGGATGCGCCCGCTGCCTTCGCCCGCTACACGCGGGCCGGCGACCAGTCCCTGCTGCCCATGATCGTGCTGCACAACGGCCATCTCTTCTGGCAAAACCACTTGTTGCTGGCCCGTCCCATCCTCATGGCGAAGCAGCCCATCGGTACGATTTTGCTGCAGAGTGACCTGCGCGCGATGGACGAACGGCTGCAGCGCTATGCCGGCATCATGCTCGCCGTGCTGCTGGCCTCCTCGATCGCCGCCTTTTTGCTCTCCTCGCAGTTGCAGCACGTGATCTCCCGGCCGATTCTGCATTTGGTGGCGACGGCGCGCGCGGTTTCCGAGCAAAAGGATTATTCCGTGCGCGCCCGCAAGGAGAGCCACGACGAACTGGGCTTGTTGATCGACAGCTTCAACGAGATGCTGGCGCAGATTCACGAGCAGGACGAGGCGCTCAAGGCCTCGCTGCGCGAGAAGGAAGTGCTGCTCAAGGAGATTCACCACCGCGTGAAGAACAATCTGCAGGTGATTTCGAGCCTGCTCAATCTGCAATCCGCCTCGCTCACCGAGCCGGCGGTGGCCGCGATGTTCACCGAAAGCCAGAATCGCATCAAATCCATGGCGCTCATCCATGAGAAGCTGTATCAATCCAAAGATCTTGCCCGCATCGACTTTGCCGAGTATGTGCGCAACCTGACCAATCACTTGTACCGCTCCTATGTCGTCAATGCCAGCTTGATCAAGCTCCAGCTCGCAGTGGAAGACTTGCATCTCAATGTCGATACCGCCATTCCCTGCGGCTTGCTGCTCAACGAGCTGGTGTCCAATTCGCTCAAATACGCCTTTCCCCACGGCCGGCGCGGCGAGATCAGCCTTCGGCTCACGCGCTTGACCGCGAGCGAGCTGGTGTTGATCGTGCGCGATAACGGCGTCGGCCTGCCGCCGGGCCTGGATATTCAGAACACCAAATCCCTGGGGCTGAAGCTGGTGCAGATGCTCACCAAGCAGCTCAAGGGCACGCTCACTTGCCGCGCGGAAGCGGGCACGGAATTCCAACTGGTTTTTCCAGCATGATGAAACTCTCACAGAAACACCGGCCGCGTTGCTGGTTGGGCAGCCTCCTCCTGCTCGCCGTACCGGCGTTGGCGCAGGAGCCGGACGAGCTGCTCGGCCGCTCGCTCGATGAATTGCTCAACATCAGGATCAATACCGCCGCCAAATATGAGCAAACCGCCAGCGAAGCACCGGCCGCGGTCACCATCCTCACCGCCGCCGAAATCAAGGCCTATGGCTTCGAAACGCTGGAACAATTACTGCGCAGCGTGCGCGGGTTCTATGTGAGCAATGACCGCAATTACAGCTATGTGGGCGTGCGCGGCTTCAGCCGGCCAACGGACTACAACAATCGCATCCTGTTGTTGCTCGACGGACACACGCTTAACGAGAATTTCTACGGTTCGGCGATGATCGGCACCGAACTGGCGCTCGATCTCGCCGCGCTCGAGCGCGTCGAAATCGTGCGCGGCCCCGGCTCGGCCTTATATGGCACCAATGCCATGTTCGCCGTGATCAATCTCGTGCCCAAGCCGGGCAAAGCAGTGGAGGGCGGCGAGCTGACCACGGCGTTCGGCAGCCTGGGCAGGCGCCGCGCCGGCCTGCGCTTCGGCAAGGAATTCGCCAACGGCTTGGATCTGTTTGTTGCCGGCCAGTGGGCCGAGAGCGACGGCCGGAATCTTTACTATCTCGAATATGATGATCCCGCGACCAACAACGGCATTGCTGAAAATCTGGACTGGGACAAATACCGCAGTCTGTTTGCCGCGCTGGCTTACAAAAACCTCGGGTTTTCCGGCCTGTTCACCGGCCGCGACAAGGGCATTCCGACCGGTGCCTACGCCATTGTGTTCAACCGCGAAGCCCAAACCTCTGACGGCCGGCGCTTCCTCGAGCTCAAATGGAACGGCAGCTTTGACGGCAACAAGAGTTTCCTGCTGCGCGGCTACTACGATCACTATGCCTATGCCGGAAAATATCCCTATGCGACAACCTACCGTGATCTCTCGCGCGGCACCTGGGTGGGCAGCGAAGCACAATTGCTGTGGGACACCGGTGCCAACAACCGCGTGACCGCCGGCGTGGAATATCAACAGCACTTGCAAGCCCGCTATCGCGCGTGGGACCGGCACCAGACGTTTTTCGACGGTGACTTTCCCTTTCACCTCATGTCCTGGTATTGGCAGGATGAGTGGCAAGCTGCCGCGAATCTCGCGCTCACGCTGGGGCTGCGCTGGGATCGCTATTCCACCGTGGGCAGCGCGCAGGCGCCGCGCGCCGCATTGGTTTTTCATCCCCATAAAAGCACGACCCTCAAGCTGCTCTATGGCGCAGCCTTTCGTGCGCCTTCGCCCTGGGAAGTGAACACCGATGATGGGGTTTCCTACAAATCCAATCCTGCGGTTGCTCCCGAGCACATCACCACAATCGAACTGGTCGGCGAACAGCGCCTGACCGCGGCGTGGTTTGGTACGGTTTCGCTTTATCAATACCTCATGCGGGATTTGATCGACCCGGTGGTTGATCCGCTCGACGGCCTGGCACAATTTCGCAATGTCAGCCGCGCCCAAGCCCATGGCGCCGAGTTCGAAGTGAGTCTGCGGCCGCAAAACGGGCCGCGCGGCTCTGCCAGCTACTCTTATCAAAGCGCGCGCGACGACAGCCGCACCCGGAAGTTCCTGACCAATTCACCGCGCCACCTGGCCAAGCTCGGCCTGGTCTGTCCGGTGCCGCGGCCTCTCGAAACCGCGCTGGAAATGCAATATGAAACCTCGCGGCTCACGGTTTACCGTTCGCGCACGCCTGGCTATCTGCTCGCCAATCTGCGCCTCAGCTCGCGCGCCGGTGCGGCCGCACCGGCATGGCTGCGCCGCGTGCATGCGGCCGTGGCGATCAACAATGTTTTCGACGCCAGTTATCAGACGCCGGGCGGCGTCGAGCACCGCCAGGCGGGCATTACACAGAACCGGCGGAATTACCAGGCGGAATTGCGCGTCAAGCTCTAGATCCCGGACGACTGCCCACCATGCGAACCCTGCTGCTTGTGATCGGCTTGTTTCTGCTGGCGACCCCTTTGGGCCAGGCCCAGGAGATGGAAGTGCCTGCCGAGGTGCAATACGCCTTGCTGCACAAGATTCTGGCTTTCGATCGCAACCTGAAGGCGCGGGCCGGCAGCGAGTTGGTCATTGGCATCTTGTATCAAACCGCCTTTCGCAGTTCGCTCTCCTGCAAGGATGACTTCGTCGCGGTGATGGCAGAATCGCAGATCGACAAGCTGGTGGACTTGCCGATCCGGCATGTGCCGATTGCGCTCACTGACGATATCAATCTGGCGGAGGCCGCTGCCCGCAACAGCATCGACATTTTCTATGTGGCGCCCTTGCGCGCCGTCGAATTGAAAACCATTACCGCCGTCAGCCGCAACCGCAAGATTCTCACGTTTACCGGCGTGCCCGCTTATGTCGAGGCCGGGCTGACCGTGGGCATCGGCAGCAAGGGCGAGAATCCCCGCGTCATCGTGAATTTGTCCGCCGCCAAAGCCGAGGGTGTGGAGTTCAGCTCGCAATTGTTGAAGCTGGCCAAGGTGATTGAATGAGAACGCCCTCCGGGCTGCGCAGAAGTCTGCCGTGCAGCTTCCGGATTTGCGCAGTCGCCGGGTTTCGCACGCGAGGCCCGGCAGCGAGAGAAACAATAACGGCCGCACGCAGTTTGCCGCCCTCAGGAATTGACATGCCAGGTAAGAGAAAGTAGTCACATGAATCAGAGTCCGGCTACGAAAATCATGGTTGTCGAAGATGAAACGATCGTCGCGCTTGACATTCAAAGCCGATTGCGGAAGTTCGGTTACGAGGTCGTGGCGGTTTGTTCCAGCGGCGAGGAAGCCCTGGCGCAGGTGCCCGCCGTGCTGCCTGATTTGATTTTGATGGACATCATGCTGGCGGGCGAGTTGGATGGCATCAAAACTGCAGAGCAAATTCGCAGCCGCTACGACTTGCCGGTGATCTTTTTGACCGCCTATGCCGATGAGAAAACACTGCAAGCGGCCAAGCTCACCGAGCCTTACGGCTATGTGTTGAAGCCCTTTGAAGAGCGCGAGCTGCATTCCAACATCGAAATGGGGCTTTACCGGCACAAACTGGAGCGCGAAATCAAGGAAAGCCGGCAATGGTTTGCCACCACGCTGAAGTGCATCGGCGACGCCGTCATTGCCACCGACGAAAAGGGCATCGTCGTGTTCATGAATGCAGTGGCGCAGGCGCTCACCGGCTGGCCGGAGTCAGCCGCCGTGGGCGTGGAACTGAACGCGGTGTTTCGCATCGTGAATGAGACCACGCGCCAGCCCGCGGAAAACCCGGCGCTCCGCGCACTGCGCGAAGGCGTGATTACCGGCCTGGCCAATCACACGATTTTGCTCGCCCAGGACGGCCGCGAATTTCCCATCGATGACAGCGCCGCGCCCATTCGCGACGAGCGCGGCAACATCATCGGCGTGGTGCTGGTCTTCCGCGATGTAAGCGAGCGCAAGCAGGCGGAAGATCAGATTCGCCGCTACAACGAACAACTGGAGGAATTGGTGCGGGTGCGCACCGCGCGGCTGCAGCAGCTCGAACGCCAGCGCCTGGAGAATGAGAAACTCGCGGCCACCGGCCGCATGGCGGCGCGCATCGCGCATGAGATCAACAATCCGCTCGCCGGCATCAAAAATTCTTTTCTGCTGATCAAAGATCACGTGCCGCGCGATCATCCGGACTATGAATTCGTGCCGCGGCTGGAACGGGAGATCGACCGCATTGCCGGCATCGTGCAGCAGATGTTCACGCTCTACCGGCCGGATCGTAATATGACCAAGGAATATCCCGCCAGCGAAGCCATCCGCGACGTGGTGGCGCTGGCCAGATCCGGCGCCCAGGAGGCCGGCGTCACGATCACGGTTGCCATCGAGCAGGCCGGCCAGGCGCGGGTGAATTCCGAAGGAACCTTGCGCCAGGTGCTGTTCAATCTGCTGCGCAATGCCATCGAAGCGTCAGCGCGCGGCAGTGCGATCATGGTGCAGGCCGCGGCGCGCGACGGCTGGCTGAACCTCATCGTGGCGGATCAGGGCTGCGGCATTCCGGAGGCGATTCAGTCACAAGTGTTCGAGCCGTTTTTCACCACCAAGAGCGGATCGGCAACGGGCGGGCTGGGCCTCGGCCTCTCCATTTCCAAAAACCTGGCGGAGGCTTCGGGCGGCGCAATTCGCTTTGAAAGCAAGCAGGGGCTGGGCACTACGTTTCACATTCTGCTGCCGCTCGCGGGCAGCGCACCAACCCGGTCTGAAGACAATTGAACCGCGCCGGCAGCGGGCCGCGCCGGTACCGCCATTTTTACAACAACGTCTTGAAATCCCAATACGGAGACCGCCATGGAGCCTTTGGGCAGAATTTTGATGGCTGATGATGAGGAGACTTTTCTGCAATCCACTGCGGCCTTGTTGCGCCGCCGCGGTTTCGAATGCGATTGCGTGAACGACGCCCCCGGCGCGCTTGCCAAGCTGCGCAGCCAGCAGTATGACTTGATGATTGCCGATATCAAGATGCCGGGCAACACCGATCTCGAGTTGATCAAATCTTTGCCGCAGGTCGCGCCCGGCATGCCGGTGATCATGGTAACCGGCTACCCCTCGCTGGAATCAGCGGCGCAGTCCATTGAACTGCCGGTGGTGGCCTATCTGGTGAAGCCGGTCGATTTCGACCAGTTGCTGGAGCAGGCCAAAATCTCGGTGGAATATTCCCGCACCTATCGCGCGGTGGCCGGCGCGCCGGCGCACGTGCAGGATTGGCGGCTGGAACTGGGCAGCGTGCGCCGGATGATCAGCCAAACCGCGGGGGAAACTGCACTGCCCGGCATCGACGCATTCATGACGCAAACCTTTCGCATGATCGTGCATCACCTCGCCGATATGAAGCACATGGTCGAAACCCTGGCGGTCCGCAGTCTGGAGCAGGACGATGGTCACAAGAGCAGCACCACCCGTTACATGGAACTGGTGGATGTGATTTTCGAGGCCATCTCCGTGCTGGAACGAATCAAGCATGTTTTTCCCTCCGAGGAACTGGATGTGTTGCGTTTGAAATTGAAACGCGTCGTGAAAGGCCAAGGCGGCCTGCTCAAAGAGGAGGAATGACGGCGGTGTGATGCCGGCCGGTGGTTGCCGCGACAGGCGAGATTCTTTTGGGGTAATAAACGGGAGGAGGCCTCGCCGCCGCATGGGCGGGCGGTTTCCTCGCCGCGTCCCAACCCGAACGAGCCGGAACCAAAGAAGGCAAAAGCGCTCGCAAAGACGCGGAGACGCAAAGGCACGCAAAGAAACGATTCGAGTTTTGTCTTTGGTGATTGCGAGCAACAAATGATTAGGAAATCTTTGCGAACCTTTGCGTCTCTGCGTGATTTTTTCGCCCAAAGTGGAAAAAGCCGGAGATTTTCAGAAGTGATACGAAACCCGCATGAATACAGATCAAGATAGCAGCCACCGAACAAGTCTTTGCTTTTATTGCAACGAGTTTACTATTTAGTGACTAAAACTCTGCTTCCTCGTGCGGATTGCCGAGGCGATATTCCTCCATCTTGCGCTTCAAGCGCGGCCGCGAAATCCCCAGGATTTCCGCGGCCTTGGTGCGATTCCACTTGGTGAGCCTCAAAATCTCCTCGATCAACCGGCGCTCACCTTCCTTCAAACTCAAACCATCGGTTGGAATCGCGAGCGGATCAGTGGTTGGCAGAAAAGCCTGAGGGCTGACCGGCTGCATCGGCGGCGCCAATCCCAACGCCGAGCGCAAGTCCGCCAGCGTGATTTCCCCGCCTTCGCCCAACAAGACCGCGCGCTCGACGGCGTGCTTCAATTCGCGTACGTTCCCCGGCCAGGGATATCCCAGCAGGTAATCCTCCGCCTCCGGGCTGAAGCCGTTTACGGCGATTTCATAACTTTGCCGGAATTGCCGCAAGAAATGCCGGGCGAGCAGCAAGATGTCCGCGCCCCGTTCGCGCAAAGGCGGCAGCTCGAGGTTGACGACGTTCAAGCGGTAAAACAAATCCTGGCGAAACTGGCCTGCTGCCACTGCCCGCCGCAAATCGGCGTTGGTGCCGGCGATGATGCGGGTATTTACCTGCAAGTCGACCGTGCCGCCCAGCCGCCGGAATCGCTTCTCTTCGATCGCCTTCAACAGTTTGGCCTGCAGCAGCAGGCTCAGGTCGCCGATTTCATCGAGAAAGAGCGTGCCGCCTTCCGCCAGCTCGAACAATCCCTGCTTGCGCGTCTTGGCGTCGGTGAAGGCGCCCCGTTCATAGCCAAATAACTCGGCTTCCAGCAGGTTTGCCGGCAGGGCGGTGCAATTCACTTCGATGAAGTTGCCCTCGTGTGAGAGCACGGTGGAGGCGTTGTGAATCGCGCGCGCCACCACTTCCTTGCCGGTGCCGGTCTCCCCGAGAATCAAAACCG harbors:
- a CDS encoding HAMP domain-containing protein, which encodes MNLLAHLSIKRKLTLIIMLTSTVALMLACAAFLGYELITFRSTIVQNVSILADVIGANSTAALVFNDPKAAEETMAALAAEAHIIAAVIYRKDAPAAFARYTRAGDQSLLPMIVLHNGHLFWQNHLLLARPILMAKQPIGTILLQSDLRAMDERLQRYAGIMLAVLLASSIAAFLLSSQLQHVISRPILHLVATARAVSEQKDYSVRARKESHDELGLLIDSFNEMLAQIHEQDEALKASLREKEVLLKEIHHRVKNNLQVISSLLNLQSASLTEPAVAAMFTESQNRIKSMALIHEKLYQSKDLARIDFAEYVRNLTNHLYRSYVVNASLIKLQLAVEDLHLNVDTAIPCGLLLNELVSNSLKYAFPHGRRGEISLRLTRLTASELVLIVRDNGVGLPPGLDIQNTKSLGLKLVQMLTKQLKGTLTCRAEAGTEFQLVFPA
- a CDS encoding TonB-dependent receptor; this translates as MMKLSQKHRPRCWLGSLLLLAVPALAQEPDELLGRSLDELLNIRINTAAKYEQTASEAPAAVTILTAAEIKAYGFETLEQLLRSVRGFYVSNDRNYSYVGVRGFSRPTDYNNRILLLLDGHTLNENFYGSAMIGTELALDLAALERVEIVRGPGSALYGTNAMFAVINLVPKPGKAVEGGELTTAFGSLGRRRAGLRFGKEFANGLDLFVAGQWAESDGRNLYYLEYDDPATNNGIAENLDWDKYRSLFAALAYKNLGFSGLFTGRDKGIPTGAYAIVFNREAQTSDGRRFLELKWNGSFDGNKSFLLRGYYDHYAYAGKYPYATTYRDLSRGTWVGSEAQLLWDTGANNRVTAGVEYQQHLQARYRAWDRHQTFFDGDFPFHLMSWYWQDEWQAAANLALTLGLRWDRYSTVGSAQAPRAALVFHPHKSTTLKLLYGAAFRAPSPWEVNTDDGVSYKSNPAVAPEHITTIELVGEQRLTAAWFGTVSLYQYLMRDLIDPVVDPLDGLAQFRNVSRAQAHGAEFEVSLRPQNGPRGSASYSYQSARDDSRTRKFLTNSPRHLAKLGLVCPVPRPLETALEMQYETSRLTVYRSRTPGYLLANLRLSSRAGAAAPAWLRRVHAAVAINNVFDASYQTPGGVEHRQAGITQNRRNYQAELRVKL
- a CDS encoding YfiR family protein, yielding MRTLLLVIGLFLLATPLGQAQEMEVPAEVQYALLHKILAFDRNLKARAGSELVIGILYQTAFRSSLSCKDDFVAVMAESQIDKLVDLPIRHVPIALTDDINLAEAAARNSIDIFYVAPLRAVELKTITAVSRNRKILTFTGVPAYVEAGLTVGIGSKGENPRVIVNLSAAKAEGVEFSSQLLKLAKVIE
- a CDS encoding ATP-binding protein, coding for MNQSPATKIMVVEDETIVALDIQSRLRKFGYEVVAVCSSGEEALAQVPAVLPDLILMDIMLAGELDGIKTAEQIRSRYDLPVIFLTAYADEKTLQAAKLTEPYGYVLKPFEERELHSNIEMGLYRHKLEREIKESRQWFATTLKCIGDAVIATDEKGIVVFMNAVAQALTGWPESAAVGVELNAVFRIVNETTRQPAENPALRALREGVITGLANHTILLAQDGREFPIDDSAAPIRDERGNIIGVVLVFRDVSERKQAEDQIRRYNEQLEELVRVRTARLQQLERQRLENEKLAATGRMAARIAHEINNPLAGIKNSFLLIKDHVPRDHPDYEFVPRLEREIDRIAGIVQQMFTLYRPDRNMTKEYPASEAIRDVVALARSGAQEAGVTITVAIEQAGQARVNSEGTLRQVLFNLLRNAIEASARGSAIMVQAAARDGWLNLIVADQGCGIPEAIQSQVFEPFFTTKSGSATGGLGLGLSISKNLAEASGGAIRFESKQGLGTTFHILLPLAGSAPTRSEDN
- a CDS encoding response regulator, with amino-acid sequence MEPLGRILMADDEETFLQSTAALLRRRGFECDCVNDAPGALAKLRSQQYDLMIADIKMPGNTDLELIKSLPQVAPGMPVIMVTGYPSLESAAQSIELPVVAYLVKPVDFDQLLEQAKISVEYSRTYRAVAGAPAHVQDWRLELGSVRRMISQTAGETALPGIDAFMTQTFRMIVHHLADMKHMVETLAVRSLEQDDGHKSSTTRYMELVDVIFEAISVLERIKHVFPSEELDVLRLKLKRVVKGQGGLLKEEE
- a CDS encoding sigma-54 dependent transcriptional regulator translates to MALDQPLEIVIAGESQFQQRLAQALPADSFACRTTAGTAEMIDLLAERPARVVLLQFDAPEADPLQILERLQQEQEDLAVIMLAQDPPTEAVVRCLKRGVRDFLKFPEDLSRLPELIHKISHSSGPEEVPAATDAGPLGRDGMLGACPQLQQIRKRIQRLSRVKWVTVLILGETGTGKEVVARAIHNASTVLSHEGNFIEVNCTALPANLLEAELFGYERGAFTDAKTRKQGLFELAEGGTLFLDEIGDLSLLLQAKLLKAIEEKRFRRLGGTVDLQVNTRIIAGTNADLRRAVAAGQFRQDLFYRLNVVNLELPPLRERGADILLLARHFLRQFRQSYEIAVNGFSPEAEDYLLGYPWPGNVRELKHAVERAVLLGEGGEITLADLRSALGLAPPMQPVSPQAFLPTTDPLAIPTDGLSLKEGERRLIEEILRLTKWNRTKAAEILGISRPRLKRKMEEYRLGNPHEEAEF